A single genomic interval of Lathyrus oleraceus cultivar Zhongwan6 chromosome 7, CAAS_Psat_ZW6_1.0, whole genome shotgun sequence harbors:
- the LOC127102994 gene encoding uncharacterized protein LOC127102994 has translation MILANLYESLSECVSLLKTIKDQGKINFSGPFWLLQLWLNATFEASLPVKHEVNEEKVKDRTVEFQKRKKEEERVPNEESGDESPEPSPSPPQKKKIKRVSSQRSIVKSAKKDSSSNPPAKLQSKDTESGKSSFNTEIPEKQLAVKENPEKTLEETIKEEDVPKNDHDRQTVAEFDAPMSGASEDDSPPHPGLNATNKSDDTDMETEVEDDHEEETAKDEDDQSKQPDAGQTLGRSTQPALDQTKGSAISTGSTGFSREELESLKVQKPLEYLKAMLSARYNFQDSSQSSSTASEATSETQSLDNLLTKIKTKILDVDLFRVLEEIATAHIDLKNILKQINVLETSAEVGNLHRRRDLSQQISTKSEAQVAEWDVVATSTNEVSKLQQLSETYIKEVAACDDNIQKWEKQIAALQEKISQEKKRRASIQQPKQNEIDDKLKVGIRHA, from the exons ATGATTTTGGCGAATCTTTACGAATCCTTGAGTGAGTGTGTAAGTCTTTTGAAAACCATCAAAGACCAAGGTAAAATCAATTTTTCAGGACCTTTCTGGCTTTTAcaattatggctcaatgccacctttgAAGCTTCTCTTCCTGTAAAACACGAAGTGAACGAAGAAAAAGTGAAGGACAGGACTGTCGAAT tccaaaaaagaaagaaagaagaggAGAGAGTTCCCAATGAAGAATCTGGTGACGAATCTCCAGAGCCAAGCCCCTCTCCTCCTCAGAAGAAGAAAATCAAGAGggtctcttcccaaagatccATTGTTAAGTCAGCCAAAAAAGATTCTTCAAGTAATCCACCTGCCAAACTTCAGTCGAAGGATACAGAGAGTGGGAAATCTAGTTTTAATACTGAGATTCCTGAG AAACAATTGGCTGTCAAAGAAAACCCTGAGAAAACTCTGGAAGAGACAATCAAAGAAGAAGATGTCCCCAAAAATGATCATGACAGGCAGACTGTAGCAGAATTCGACGCTCCAATGAGTGGAGCTTCTGAAGACGAttctcctcctcatccaggattaaATGCTACCAATAAAAGCGATGATACTGACATGGAAACTGAGGTCGAAGATGACCATGAAGAAGAAACTGCTAAAGATGAGGATGACCAGTCGAAACAACCAGATGCTGGGCAAACTTTAGGACGAAGCACTCAACCCGCTCTCGACCAGACCAAAGGAAGTGCCATATCAACTGGTTCGACTGGTTTCTCTCGCGAAGAGCTTGAGAGTCTCAAGGTGCAGAAACCCTTAGAATATCTGAAGGCCATGCTTAGCGCTCGTTATAATTTTCAAGATTCTTCACAAAGCAGTTCGACTGCCTCTGAGGCCACTTCTGAAACGCAATCTCTTGACAACCTCTTGACCAAGATTAAgacgaaaatccttgatgttgATTTGTTCAGAGTTTTAGAAGAGATCGCCACCGCTCATATTGACCTCAAGAATATTTTGAAACAAATAAACGTCTTGGAAACTTCTGCTGAGGTTGGca ACCTTCATCGTCGAAGAGATCTCTCCCAACAAATCTCCACAAAATCCGAGGCTCAAGTTGCTGAATGGGATGTTGTTGCTACTTCGACTAACGAAGTTTCAAAGCTGCAGCAGCTTTCTGAAACTTATAtcaaagaagttgctgcttgtgATGATAATATCCAGAAATGGGAGAAACAAATAGCTGCTCTTCAAGAAAAAATCTCCCAAGAGAAAAAGCGCAGAGCATCCATACAGCAGCCTAAGCAAAATGAGATTGACGACAAACTGAaggtgggtattcgacatgcatAA